In Immundisolibacter sp., the following proteins share a genomic window:
- a CDS encoding OmpA family protein has protein sequence MTNKKQLLVAAGLAALSSGVLAETLDDRVYLNLGLSYTLPDNDRDGSSVEVENAPGGFIGVGKAINEWLNLELNLKGQHADLDGASGSWKHYGATVDGLFFFNRSPAFAPYAVVGAGALRSDISNAKNSTSPVIEAGLGFMHDVDDDGAKLRLEARHRWDFADLNRQPGSDDKTFNDWILMAGVTIPIGARPQSAPEPRPVVTMAEPTPPPAPAPAPVTETVVLKGVNFCFDCDTLSGEAQAILDSDAMAIVKHHPNASFEVAGHTDAVGSDAYNLALSQRRASNVRAYLVQQGVEPSRMTAVGYGESQPVADNSTEAGRAENRRVELRITEMR, from the coding sequence ATGACCAACAAAAAGCAACTGCTCGTCGCGGCCGGCCTTGCGGCGCTCAGCAGCGGCGTGCTGGCGGAAACCTTGGACGATCGCGTTTACCTTAATCTAGGACTGAGCTATACGCTTCCCGATAACGATCGAGACGGTTCATCCGTTGAGGTGGAAAACGCCCCCGGCGGATTTATCGGGGTCGGCAAAGCCATCAATGAGTGGCTGAATCTGGAACTGAACCTGAAGGGTCAGCATGCGGATCTGGACGGCGCCAGCGGCAGCTGGAAGCATTACGGAGCCACCGTCGACGGACTGTTCTTTTTCAACCGTTCCCCCGCCTTCGCCCCGTATGCGGTGGTGGGTGCCGGTGCGCTTCGGTCGGATATATCGAACGCAAAAAATAGCACCTCGCCGGTGATCGAAGCCGGCTTGGGTTTCATGCATGACGTCGACGACGATGGCGCAAAACTGCGGCTGGAAGCCCGCCACCGTTGGGATTTCGCCGATCTGAACCGGCAACCGGGCAGCGACGACAAGACGTTCAACGACTGGATCCTGATGGCCGGTGTCACCATTCCCATCGGGGCGCGTCCGCAGTCGGCCCCGGAACCGCGGCCGGTGGTCACCATGGCCGAGCCGACCCCGCCGCCGGCACCGGCACCGGCGCCGGTCACCGAGACCGTGGTGCTCAAAGGCGTCAATTTCTGCTTTGATTGCGACACGCTGTCGGGCGAGGCTCAGGCAATCCTGGACAGTGATGCCATGGCGATCGTCAAGCATCATCCGAATGCGAGCTTCGAAGTCGCCGGCCACACCGACGCAGTGGGTTCGGACGCCTACAACCTGGCTTTGTCCCAGCGCCGCGCCAGCAACGTGCGCGCGTATCTGGTGCAGCAGGGCGTGGAGCCAAGCCGCATGACTGCCGTGGGCTATGGCGAAAGCCAGCCGGTGGCCGACAACAGCACCGAAGCGGGCCGGGCCGAGAACCGCCGCGTCGAACTGCGCATCACCGAGATGCGTTGA
- a CDS encoding glucose 1-dehydrogenase: MTSNTYAGLKDRVVIITGAGQGIGRAYAHHFAAQGAIPVIAEFNVEAGRRVEAEVKAEGRRALFVQTDVADEASTLAMAQAALGAFGRIDCLINNAAVFSRITMAPFWELPVDEWRRAMDVNITGSFLCARAVVPNMQERRFGRIINISSATMIMGRENYLHYITSKSAMVGMTRSMARELGSWNITVNTFWPGVTKTEIERPSVPNEVFERMTQMQSIKRLTHTDDLAHGVMFLCSDDAGFITGQSLQVDGGLTFI, encoded by the coding sequence ATGACCAGCAACACCTACGCCGGCCTGAAGGACCGCGTGGTCATCATCACCGGCGCCGGCCAGGGCATCGGCCGCGCCTATGCGCACCATTTCGCGGCGCAGGGCGCGATTCCGGTGATCGCCGAATTCAATGTCGAGGCGGGCCGCCGGGTCGAGGCCGAGGTCAAGGCCGAAGGCCGTCGGGCACTGTTCGTGCAGACCGACGTCGCCGACGAGGCATCCACGCTGGCCATGGCGCAGGCCGCGCTGGGTGCCTTTGGCCGCATCGACTGCCTGATCAACAACGCCGCCGTGTTCTCGCGCATCACCATGGCGCCGTTCTGGGAACTGCCGGTCGACGAGTGGCGGCGCGCCATGGACGTCAACATCACCGGCTCGTTCCTGTGCGCGCGGGCGGTGGTGCCCAACATGCAGGAGCGCCGCTTCGGGCGCATCATCAACATTTCGTCGGCCACCATGATCATGGGCCGCGAGAACTACCTGCACTACATCACCTCCAAATCGGCCATGGTCGGCATGACCCGCTCCATGGCGCGCGAGCTGGGCAGCTGGAACATCACCGTCAACACCTTCTGGCCGGGCGTGACCAAGACCGAGATCGAGCGCCCGTCGGTGCCCAACGAGGTGTTCGAGCGCATGACGCAGATGCAGTCGATCAAGCGCCTGACCCATACCGACGACCTGGCCCACGGCGTGATGTTCCTGTGCTCGGACGACGCCGGCTTCATCACCGGCCAGAGCCTGCAGGTGGACGGCGGCCTGACCTTCATCTGA